TTTTCCGCGTATCGCTCCGGGGTGAGCAGTTTCTCCAGCTCCTTCTCGTCGCTCATCCTTATCTTGAACATCCAGCCCTCGCCGTAGGGATCCCTATTCACGAGCTCCGGCTCGTCGTATAGCCTCTCGTTGACTTCGACTACTTCGCCCGAGACCGGGGCGTAGATGTCAGCAGCAGCCTTCACGGACTCGATGCTACCAACTGCTTCGCCAGCTTTGACATTGGAGCCAGGCTCTGGGAGCTCTACACCCACAATATCGCGCAGC
The window above is part of the Pyrodictium delaneyi genome. Proteins encoded here:
- the gcvH gene encoding glycine cleavage system protein GcvH, with amino-acid sequence MDEIRVGDYVILKDRLYTESDEWVKREGDVVVIGITDYAQKKLRDIVGVELPEPGSNVKAGEAVGSIESVKAAADIYAPVSGEVVEVNERLYDEPELVNRDPYGEGWMFKIRMSDEKELEKLLTPERYAEKIRKEEGL